Part of the Sporosarcina sp. FSL K6-2383 genome is shown below.
AAAAACGACCCATATTGCTGAGAAGATGAAGGATAAAGGCGAAGTGTTCGCACATGATATTCACGAACATAAGCTGGCATTGATTGAAGCGAATGCTACTCGACTTGGTTTAACATCCATTCAAGCAAAAAGTGGTGATAGCCGGAAATTGACGGAACTGTACGCTCCATCTTCTTTCGATCGAATCCTTGTCGACGCGCCGTGTAGTGGTTTAGGCGTCATTCGCAGAAAGCCTGAAATTAAGTACAACAAGACAGAAGCTGACTTCAATGGTCTCATACAAATCCAATCAGACTTACTCGACACAGCACGCGAACTGATCAAACCAGACGGCATCATCGTCTATAGTACGTGTACAGTAGAATATATGGAAAACCGTGGTATGGTAGAGCATTTTCTAGGGCGTCATTCAGATATGGAAAAAGTTCCATTAGCTCAATTAAATGAAATTGATAAATTAGCGATTGAAGATGACACTCTTCAAGTACTGCCACAACACTTTGGCAGCGACGGATTCTTCGTCGCAGCTTTCCGTAAAAAACAGCAATAAGTATGCTAAACTACTGAATTTATTTATTATCCAGCGAAGGCGCCTTACTGGGGTAGCCGAAGTGATAAGACTGATGGTGGTTTTCCGTCAGGCTTATCGCGGGAGGCATCCCCAAGCGCCAAGCATTATTATTAGGATATCTATATAGTAGAGAACTCGAAACAACCAAGGGGGGATGGACGTTGCAATTCGAAATCTTATCAGACGTAGGTAGGAAAAGAACCGTTAACGAAGATCGCGCAGCCGTGTACACATTGCCAAACGGCATCATTCTTGCAGTAATAGCGGATGGAATGGGTGGTCATCAGGGCGGAGATTACGCCAGTTCAACAGCTATCCGACTAATTGGCGAGCAGTTTATGAAGCTGGATAGTACCAGCTTTGAAGAGGACCAACATTGGATAGAATGGCTCCGTGAAGTCGTCAATCATGTTAATAGACTACTTTATAATCATGCCAGTGACAACGAAGACTTAAAAGGGATGGGAACAACATTAGAGGCGGTACTTATTCGCGGGCGTAGCTGTCTTGTTTCACATACTGGAGATAGTCGTGTCTATGCAATTAACGACAATGGTATTTGTCAGGTCACACGAGATCATTCCTATGTCAATGCTCTGCTAGATAGTGGAGAAATTACAGAGGCAGAGGCAGCTGTTCATCCCCAAAAAAATTGGATTATGAAAGCGATTGGCTCTGAAAAGACGATTGAGCCTGACCATTATTCAATTGAATTGGATGATAAAACGTATTTGCTTCTATGTACAGATGGTTTGAGTAATAAAGTCGGTCAACAGCTTATGCGTGAAGTGGTCCTTTCGGATGCTACGCTACATGATAAAGCAAAAAAACTTGTAGATTTAGCAAATGAAATGGGCGGAGAGGATAATATATCTGTCATTTTGGTTGATTCTACTAAATCGGAGGTGAATAATCTATGATTGGAAGTAGAATCGGAGGACGTTATGAAATACTTAAAAGTATTGGTGACGGGGGTATGTCGAAGGTTTATTTAGCACATGACATCATTTTAAACCGAGATGTAGCCATTAAAGTTTTGAACTATGATTTCGCGAATGAAGAAGAACTGAAACGTAGATTCCAACGAGAAGCACTGTCTGCCACAAGCTTAACGCATCCACATATTGTTGATATTTATGATGTGGGTGAGGAGGGGGAACTGCTCTATCTTGTAATGGAGTATGTCGAAGGGCAGACGCTGAAAAAGTTCATTCAAACAAATGGTCCATTATCTCCTAAGCAGGCATTACCGATTATGAGACAGCTTGTTTCCGCAATTTCAAATGCCCATCATAATGGTATTGTGCACCGTGATGTTAAGCCGCAAAATATATTGATGGATGCAGAAGGGAATTTGAAAATTGCTGATTTTGGAATTGCGATGGCACTCAGTGCAACTGCGCATACGAAAACAAATTCAGTAGTGGGGACAGTCCATTATTTATCACCTGAGCAAGCTCGTGGTGGGATGGCAACAAAAAAATCGGACATTTATTCACTGGGTATTGTCTTTTATGAATTACTGACAGGTGAACTACCATTTTCAGCAGAAACTGCCGTTGCAATTGCATTAAAGCATTTACAGGAGGAAACGCCCTCTGTCCGTGCACTATTCCCATCCATTCCGCAAAGTGTAGAAAATATCATTTTGAAAGCAACAACGAAGGATGCTGCAAATCGCTATCGTTCGGCGGATGAAATGTATGATGATTTACTGACTGCATTATCACAAGAACGAGCAACGGAACCGAAATTTAGTGTGCCATTTGACGATGATCGAACGCAAGCGATTCCGGTTGTTACAGAGGCGTCCAAGTTTGAAGTTTTGGAAGCGACAAAAAAGGTGGAGCCAGTTATTGTAGTTGAACCTCCGCAAACCCCTGTTAAAAAACGGAAAAAATGGCCGCTCATTGTCGGAGGAATAGCTGGAGCTTTTGTTATAGTCCTTCTATTGTTATTGCTACCAAGCTTGTTAGGACCTAAAAAGGACTTCATTCCAGAGGTTTCTGGAAAAACACAAGCTGAAGCGACAGATATTTTACTGGAGGCGGGCTTTAAGGTTGACGAAGCAATTGAACTGCTACCATCCGAGGAGTTTGAAGAGGGACAAATTATTAAAACAATCCCAGAAGAAGGAAAGAAGCGGGATATAGGATCTGCGGTTACGTTATATATGAGCACAGGGAAAGATAAGATTGAGTTTGCAGATTATAGTGACCAAGACTATGAACGAGTTGCCGAATTTTTACTTAAGAAAGATTACAAATCAGTAGATGCGAAAGAAGTTTTTTCGGATAAAGAGCCAGGTACTATTTTGGAGCAGGATCCTGTAGAGGGGACAGGGGTAGTGCCAGAAGACACAGATGTAGTCTTTACAATTAGTAAAGGGGAAGAACTTCAAGAACTTGAAGATCTAAGAGGATATGATAAAGAAGCACTGAATGACTATGCGAAGACATCGGGGTTTGCGATTAAGGTCGTGAGAGAAGAATATTCACCTACAGTACCAGTAGGTCAAGTTATTTGGCAAAGTCCTAAACAAGGAACGGACATGAAGGTTGGGGATAAAGTAGAGGTTGCGTTGTCAAAAGGTGAAGAGAAAAAACCACTTAAGACTATTGTCCACAACGTAACGATTGAATATTTACCTGATGCAATTGATGCAGGTGAAGTGGATGAGGATGGCAATTGGGTACCAGCCCCACCACCTCCGCAGGAAATCAAAATTTATGTGCAAGACAAGACAAATATGATGGACAAGCCAGTAGAAGTTTTCACAATTGTGGAGAATACGAAAAAGAGTATTAAGCTTGAATTGGAAGAGAATCAGCGTGGGGCTTATAAGATCTCACGTGATGGCAAAATTATCGTTGAGCAATCTGTTGATTATAATGAAAATTAGAAAGAAGGTATTGGATGCCGGAAGGACAAATTAGAAAAGCGATTAGTGGGTTTTATTATGTAGAGCAGGATGGGCAATTGATACAGTGTAAGAGCCGTGGGGTGTTTAGAAATCGTGGGATTCATCCACTTGTGGGGGATCATGTGACATTTGTACCTGATGGTGATAATGATGCGCTAATAACGGCTGTCCATGAACGCCGCAATGAACTGGTGCGTCCTCCAATTTCTAATATCGATCAAGCCTTGCTCGTTTTTTCAATGGTAGAACCGGCTTTTAGTCCACATCTGTTGGATCGATTTCTTGTTGTCGTCGAATCGTATGGCGTGCAACCCATCATCTGTTTGACGAAAAAGGATTTAGCGGATGATGTGGAGCTCAAGAAGGTTGCAGAAGCAGCAGCCTATTATAAAGAAATCGGCTATGATGTGATTGAAACCTTTATTGATGATGAATCTCTTTCGGATATGCTGCAACCTTACTTAAAAGGGAAGACAACTGTTTTAGCTGGGCAGTCAGGTGTTGGTAAATCGACTTTATTGAATACAGTGTTACCGAGGTTGGCGTTGAAAACGGGTGAAATTTCAGAAGCACTAGGTCGTGGGAAGCATACGACACGTCATGTCGAGCTACTAGAGGTTGCGGAGGGACTCGTTGCAGATACACCGGGCTTTAGCTCGCTCGACTTCGATCATATTGACAAGGAGCAGTTATCCCATTACTTCGTAGATATGGATGAGCTGTCTGCATCATGTAAATTTCGAGGTTGCCTACATGTAAAAGAGCCAAAGTGTGCTGTGAAAGAGCAAGTGGAGGCTGGTGAAATGCCGCGTCATCGTTATGATAACTACTTGCAATTTATGCAAGAAATAGTAGACAGAAAGCCGAGGTACGACAAACATGATTAAAATTGCACCTTCTATATTAGCAGCAGATTTTTCAAAACTTGCCGATGAGGTGAGAGAAGTAGAAGCAGCTGGGGCAGAGCTGATTCATATCGATGTAATGGATGGCCATTTTGTTCCGAACATTACAATGGGCCCAATTGTTGTGGAGGCACTTAGACCGGTAACAAAACTACCTTTAGATGTCCACTTGATGATTAGCAATCCCGATGCATATATCGAGCAATTTGCGAAAGCAGGGGCAGATTATATCACGGTTCACGTGGAAGCTTGTCCGCATTTGCATCGTACATTGCAACTCATTAAATCATTCGGTATAAAATCGGGTGTTGTATTGAATCCGCATACCCCGATTGAAACAATTCAGCATGTTCTTGAGGAAGTAGATATGGTGTTATTTATGACGGTAAATCCTGGATTTGGCGGTCAGAAATTCATCCATTCAGTTCTTCCGAAGGTGAAACAGCTTTCAGATGTTATTCGAGAACGTAATTTGCCGATTGACATTGAAATTGATGGTGGTGTTAATGAAGAAACCATTATTCCTTGCGTCGAAGCGGGGGCAACAATCCTTGTTGCAGGATCGGCTGTCTTTAGTTCGCCTGACCGTGCGGAGGCTTTACAACGCATCAAATTAGCAGGCGAAGGTGCGCTAAGAAAATGACAGTTGCCGTCATTTGTGCAGGAGGACCAAACTCGGAAATTGTAGATATGACGGAATTTTTGCAGGATGACACGATATTCATTGGTGCAGACAGAGGCGCATTACACCTCTTGCAAAAAGGCATTACTCCACATGAAGCTGTCGGTGATTTCGATTCTGTGAGCCTCGATGAATACAATCAAATTGTGGCGGCTGTTCGTAAAGTTGGGCGGTTTCGTTCGGAAAAGAATGAAACCGACACAGAGCTAGCAGTCGACTGTGCGCTCACGTATAATCCTGAACATGTTATTTTAACAGGTGTCACGGGAGGTAGGCTGGATCATATGGAATCTGCCCTACACCTGCTGTATCGCCTTCAAATGAAACATAAGGAGATTCGTTTCTCAATACGCAATACAACGAATGAGTTGTCTATCCTCCTGACAGGTCATCATGAATGCCTACGTGATGATCGTTTTCCATACGTTTCTTTTTTCCCTTTCGGTGGGGATGTTGTAGGTCTTACATTATCGGGTTTTAAATACGAAACACTAGATGAGAGACTCGAAACGGGCATGACAAAATTTACGAGTAACGAACCTACGGCAGAAGTCTGTACTATCTCATTCCATCGGGGCATATGCTTAATGGTAAGGAGTTCAGATTCCTGAAAGGAGTGGGGAATTGCGCGTTTATACATTTACGATGCCGAAAGTTGTGAGTGGTTTCGTCCGGAAGTGCTTGGTTGTTTTTCAAAAAGAGGATTTACCAAAGGCTACTGCTAGTAATAAAACTAGAAAAAAGAAAAGAGAAAAAACACCAGGCTGAAGGAATTCAGCCTGGTGTTTTATTTCCGTTCACGTTCATTTTTTCGGCGTTAGCCTATAGAAATCAATCGCGCCTCGGCGTGATTGCGTCGGGATTTTGAATTGTGCAATGCACAATTAACTCCTTTCAAAATCCCTGACATCCGCCGGAGGCTTAACTTGATTTCAAGTTAAACGCGTTGAACTTTACCTGATTTAAGGGCTCTTGTAGAGACCCATACACGTTTAGGTTTACCGTTAACGAGAATACGGACTTTTTGAAGGTTCGCACCCCAAGTACGTTTGCTTGAGTTCAATGCGTGAGAACGCGTGTTTCCCGCACGAGCTTTGCGACCTGAAATAACACATACTTTAGCCATAGTTAGTACCTCCTTGCGAATGATGATTAAGCGATTTACTTGTTATTCGCATACCATAATAATGTATCATATGACATACAGTGTTGCAACCTTTTTTGTGACATCTTTCAAGGTAATTGCCTTTACACGCTTTTTTAGTGCGGAAAATGTTCACTCCCGCCTATTCGATAAATCCGTACAAGGTTGATTTGCGCTTCAGGCGGACGCTTTCCGCGGGCACAGCCTCAGCCTCCTCGTCGCTTCGCTCCTGCGGGGTCTTCGGCTAGTGCTGTTCCCGCCGGAGTCGCCGCCTTACGCTCCAATCAACGATAGTAGAACACCATACCCATGAACATTCAACCGGGTTAATGATGATCATTCATTCTATCAGGATAGTAGTAGCGCCTGTTAAAGTCTTTTCTTTACTTTAAGTCACTAGCGTTGCATAAATGTAATCGGGGCTTTCTGTCACCGTCAACCATCGTGAACGAGGAATTGGGCTTATGATCTTTCACAATCGCGCCCGATTGCTTTAATACAGTCTTTCATAAAAAAATTACTTCATCCTAACTTCATTTTACATATAAATGGAGAAAGACCGTACTACTAAAAACATACTTACTAGTCCAAATACCGTGGCTCCCACTATCCACCAGATAACGGGTTTAGTTGAAATCTGTTTACCCACCATACTTTCCTCGTTTTCTCTTATTAAAGCTACCTTCCTTTCCATACCTTTTGCCGTAGAAGCAAAAACAACAAATCCGATTACGATGAAACTAACAGTTAACCAAAGGAACAAATCCATTTTTACACCCCATTTTTACGTGTTACTTTCCTAACAGACTACATAGTTAAAGTGCAATCCAACAAAATATCCATCATACCTTTTCAACGCAGTTTTCCAATTCCCTTTGAAGAAAGTTTACTGCAAAATGGCCCTATTCTGGCACAACGTTGTATGACAATCGCACCCGGTAAAAGAAGGTGATTTTATTATCTCCTAAGGATTAGCACCTTATGTATTATTAGGTTATTAGAATGTTATTCTGGGGTTTCAAATTCAAAATATTTCCCGTTATCAGAAGAACATTCAGTTAAGTAGTATCTAATTCTCTGTTCATTTTTTTCACTATCGAGTTTTACGCAGGTTCCACTTTCTGTTCCTTTGTCAGAACCTCCAAATTTATCCTTGGAATTATCATAAGTATATTTAATGTTTACTCCGTTATAATCCAAAGTATCAAAAATCGGATCACCCTCTATTGTTCTTCGTACAATACGTATTTTATCCGCTTTCTCATTTTTAACGTTTACTATAAATCCTTCAAGTTTATCCAAGTTACTTGTTATTTCACCTTGCTCGAATACAATATCGCTGTCTTTAACTGATTGACAAGCACTCAAAACAACGGCAAATAAAGTTAGAAGTAATACTTTTTTCAATATCATACACCTCCAATTCTTTCACAATTAAATAGCCCGATTGTTGAACACAAGTTAAACAATCGCGTCCGATTGTGGAGGTTCGTTATAGAACTAAAGCATCTTGTTAGTTTAAGAAGTTTGTTGCTAAGAAACACTAATATCCAAAAGTTTCCCCTTCATTTAATTTCAAAATACGATTGTTAATCGAAACTTCATTATTGCTTTTCCATTCAACATTTGCGTTTTCAGTTCTTTTTTCATAATAAATTCTCTTTTTAAACCAAAGTGGTCCATTCAATTCTCCTCTTATCCCAAATGTTCCCGCTGCTCCCGCATCCCAAAGATAGAAATCTATGGTATAGCTATTATCTGGAGAACTCACCGTCTTTATAAGTTCATTTGCTCCAAATTGTGAAAAAATGAGTGTAATCGATAGTGCTAAAAAAAGTGTGATAGATAACAACGACGACAAGGTTATCGTTAACCAACTTCTTGTTTTTGTCCGCCAGTTTCTCTTATCTTTAAGACCTTTAATTCCTAAAATAAAGGCTAGTACACTAATTATAAAGAGAATGTAATTTGGCGGTGAAATTAACCAAGTGTTGTTTATATTAGAGTATAATGAATAGAATGCTACTCCTAAACAAATAAGTATTAAATAAAGAGACCAAAAATTATATCGTTTTTCCCAAGCACTCAAACTATCCCAGCTCTCTAATACATATGGACGTTCATTGCTTTAGAGAAGTTGCGGAACATTCTTATTAAACCAGTTAGTTCGATAAGCCTTCCTCAATTAAATGGCCCGTTTGCAGAAGATTGATCTTATTGTAAGTTGGTGCAATTTGTATAATAAGTATAACATTATTGTTTCCACAAAATATGGTTTCTTATCTTTGATCATCCGTGTGAGTGGTGCGCAGGCACTGCCGCAATTCGAAGTGCGTGAATTGAGTCAATGCCAGGCACCGTATGTCCTTTTCCAAGGTTTGCTAAAAGTAAGGAAATGAACGCTTTCTACAAAGTACAAAAGTGCCCGAAATTGTATCTTCGGGCACTTATAATTCCAATAGAAAGTCATCTATTCCCTTCTTCCCAAGCAACTGCATTTTTCACTTAAACATTGTAGGTATGCGACAGGCAATTATTCACAGCAAGATTACCGAAAAGAATGTGGCTAGAAATGACGAAGTCATTTCTAGCCACATTTATTCCCGCGGTAATTATGTCGTGAACAGTTAGCCGAAAGCGAACCGAAAATGATCCAGTGAAAAACTACGCTTTTATTCAGAATATGAATGCTTTCTTTTATTATGATTGTAGATATAGTACAATAGGGGCAAGTGAGAAAAGATGCAAGGGGGACCTAACCATGTCAATTGAAGTGAAAAATGAATATGGCAAAATCGATATTACAAACGATGTCATTGCCCAAGTAGTTGGCGAGGCGGCGATTGAATGTTACGGTATTGTCGGTATGGCTTCAAGGCATCAGATTCGAGATGGGCTGACAGAAATACTTCGTAAAGAAAGCTTTTCGCGTGGAGTCATCGTCCGTAATGTTGGAGATGATACGCATATTGATATGTATGTCATTGTTGGATATGGTACTAAAATTTCCGAAGTTGCCTACCAAGTCCAATCGAAAGTAAAGTATACATTGAAAAAAATAGTGGGTATGCCTGTTAAATCGGTTAATATTTTTGTCCAGGGAGTCCGAGTGACTAACCTGTAGAAGGAGGAAGTAATTTCAATGAAGTCCATAGATGGTTTAAAGTTTGCAGAAATGATTAAGATGGGTGCACATCATCTCTATCAAAATGCTGACTATGTTGATTCACTTAACGTTTTCCCAGTGCCAGACGGTGATACGGGCACGAATATGAATTTGTCCATGTCTTCGGGTGCAAAGGAAACGGAAGAAAATGCTGTTGCTCATCTAGGTCAGACTGCACATGCATTATCAAAAGGCCTGCTCATGGGGGCACGTGGTAATTCGGGCGTCATTTTGTCGCAACTATTCCGTGGCTTTGGAAAATCGATTGAGAATGAAGCAACTGTAGATGGTGTAAAATTTGCAGCAGCTTTGAAATACGGTGTTGAAACAGCTTATAAAGCAGTGATGAAGCCAGTAGAAGGAACGATACTTACGGTTGCAAAAGATGCTGCAAATGTTGGTGTGGAAAAAGCCGCAACAACGGATGATATCATTGCCGTAATGGAAGCGGTTGTAGAAGAATCGAAAGCGTCCCTTGAGCGGACACCGGATTTATTGGCAGTCTTGAAAGAAGTTGGCGTTGTTGATAGCGGTGGTCAAGGTCTCGTTTATGTATACGAGGGTTTTTTAGCATGTCTAAAAGGTGAAGAATTACCAGAAAGAACGATTGTTGGATCGATGGATGACCTAGTGAATGCTGAGCATCATCGTAGTGTACAAGGCTTTATGAATACGGAAGATATTGAATTTGGTTATTGTACAGAATTTATGGTGAAATTCGAGGCTGATAAATTAGCGACGAATCCATATGATGAATCTGATTTCCGACAAGGATTAAGTCAATTTGGTGATTCACTTCTTGTTATTTCAGATGAAGAAGTTGCAAAGGTACATATTCATACAGAGGAACCAGGCGATGCCATGAATTATGGCCAAAAATTCGGTTCGCTGATCAAAATTAAAATTGAAAATATGCGTGAACAACATATGGAAATCGTCGGTGAAAATTATTCGACAGAAAATACAGCGCAAAAACCAGCTGTTAAACATCCCTACGCTGTTGTAACAGTTGCGATGGGATCTGGCATTGCTAATTTACTAAGAAGTGTAGGGGCATCCGCAGTTATTGAGGGTGGACAAACAATGAATCCATCGACCGAGGATATTGTTAAGGCCATTCAAGAAGTCGGCGCAGAACGTGTGCTTATTTTACCAAACAATAAAAACATCATTATGGCAGCTGAACAAGCGGCTGAAGTGGTTGGTATTGAGGCAGCTGTTGTACCTACGAAAACAGTGCCAGAAGGACTTGCAGCTATTTTAGCGTTCAATCCAGAAGCAGAAGTGACTGCCAATGCAGATGCGATGAAGGAAGCGGCATCATTTGTTAAAACAGGACAAGTTACACACGCAGTCCGTGATACGTCAATCGATGGTGTTGAGATTAAAAAAGACGATTTCATGGGGATTGCGGGAGGGAAAATTATTATTTCAACTCCTTCGCTTGATGAAGCGATGAAGGCATTACTTGCATCTTTAGTTAATGAAGATGATGAAATTGTGACAATCTTATATGGTGAAGATGTTAGCACCGAGGATGCATCTACGATGGTAGATTATGTGGAGAATAACTTTAGCCATACAGAAGTTGAACTATATGATGGAAAACAGCCGTTATATCCGTACATCATTTCAGTAGAATAAGGTTTAAAGAAGCAGTGTGCCACAGTATAGGCGCGCTGCTTCTTTAGTATGAACTTCCGGCGGATCTAAATTAAGGAGGCGGCCTATTGGTCCATGAATTAATATTATCAAAAAACAACATCTTTTGTTTTAAACCATTTATTCATGTAAAATGAATGAAGGTACTACTTCATTTAAAAGGGGATAATATACAATGAAATTTAGATCCGTTTTTGAAATTATTGGTCCGGTCATGATTGGTCCATCCTCTTCACATACTGCCGGTGCGGCAAGGATTGGACGAGTTGCACGTACGCTTTTTGGTCGCCAGCCTGAATGGGCAAGAATCCATTTGTATGGTTCATTCGCACAGACGTATAAAGGTCATGGAACGGATGTAGCAATTATTGGGGGATTGTTAGATTACGATACATTTGACGAGCGTATTAAAACAGCGTTTGATGAAGCTGCACAATTGGGAATGACATTTGAATTCATCGCCGAAGAGGAAGAGGCAGATCATCCGAACACAGCACGACTTGTCATTGGAGATAGTAAAGGAACAATGGAGTTAACTGGAATTTCGATTGGTGGAGGAACGATGGAAGTTGTCGATTTGAATGGCTTTCCGCTACGTTTATCAGGGCATTATCCAGCGCTTCTTGTTGTTCATGATGACCGTTCGGGTGTTATTGCAAGCGTTTCCAATGTCATTGCAATGCAAGGTATGAATATCGCACATATGGAAGTGGGACGCAAAGAAAAAGGTGAAATGGCTCTCATGGTTATTGAAGTTGATCAGATGATTGATGATACACTGCTAAGTGAACTACAAGCTTTGCCGAACGTCACACAAGTTTCAACGTTAGCGAACTAAGGAGGAGAACATATATGGAAATATTATTTGGCACGGTTAAAGAGCTAGTAACACTTGCGGAAACGCAACAAAAACCGATTTCAGAAATTATGATTGAACAAGAAATGCTAGTAACGAAACGATCACGTCAAGATATTATTGCACAAATGGATAACAACTTGACTGTTATGGAAAATGCAATTGATAGAGGACTTCAAGGCGTACAATCGACATCAGGCTTAACGGGTGGAGATGCAGTTCTTCTGCAAGATTATATAGCGACAGGTAAAGGCTTATCAGGTGATTTGCTATTGGATGCAGTAAGTAAAGCAGTCGCCACGAATGAAGTGAATGCTGCGATGGGAACGATTTGTGCGACTCCAACTGCTGGTGCAGCAGGTATTGTGCCAGGTACATTATTTGCTGTGAAAAATAAATTGAATCCAACACGAGAGCAAATGATTAACTATCTCTTTACGTCGGGTGCTTTCGGTTTTATCGTTGCGAATAATGCATCGATTTCAGGTGCAGCTGGTGGTTGTCAGGCCGAAACGGGATCAGCGGGTTCAATGGCGGCAGCTGCAATTGTGGAAATGGCAGGAGGAACACCACAACAAAGTGCTGAAGCATTTTCAATTGTTATGAAAAATATGCTTGGCCTTGTTTGTGACCCGGTAGCAGGTCTCGTAGAGGTACCATGTGTGAAACGAAATGCAATGGGGGCGGCTAAGGCACTCGTTGGAGCAGACATGGCACTTGCCGGTATCGTAAGTCGTATTCCGACAGATGAAGTAATTGAAGCGATGCATAAAATTGGTCAAACTATGCCCTCTGCACTGCGTGAAACAGCAAAAGGCGGTTTAGCTGCGACGCCAACAGGAAAAGCGCTAGAGGCGAAAATTTTCGGTAAGGGTAATGCTAACAGTGACCTCGTCAATTCATGATGCTGTCACGACGATAAAGGGAGTCGGGAAATCGATAGG
Proteins encoded:
- a CDS encoding Stp1/IreP family PP2C-type Ser/Thr phosphatase gives rise to the protein MQFEILSDVGRKRTVNEDRAAVYTLPNGIILAVIADGMGGHQGGDYASSTAIRLIGEQFMKLDSTSFEEDQHWIEWLREVVNHVNRLLYNHASDNEDLKGMGTTLEAVLIRGRSCLVSHTGDSRVYAINDNGICQVTRDHSYVNALLDSGEITEAEAAVHPQKNWIMKAIGSEKTIEPDHYSIELDDKTYLLLCTDGLSNKVGQQLMREVVLSDATLHDKAKKLVDLANEMGGEDNISVILVDSTKSEVNNL
- the pknB gene encoding Stk1 family PASTA domain-containing Ser/Thr kinase encodes the protein MIGSRIGGRYEILKSIGDGGMSKVYLAHDIILNRDVAIKVLNYDFANEEELKRRFQREALSATSLTHPHIVDIYDVGEEGELLYLVMEYVEGQTLKKFIQTNGPLSPKQALPIMRQLVSAISNAHHNGIVHRDVKPQNILMDAEGNLKIADFGIAMALSATAHTKTNSVVGTVHYLSPEQARGGMATKKSDIYSLGIVFYELLTGELPFSAETAVAIALKHLQEETPSVRALFPSIPQSVENIILKATTKDAANRYRSADEMYDDLLTALSQERATEPKFSVPFDDDRTQAIPVVTEASKFEVLEATKKVEPVIVVEPPQTPVKKRKKWPLIVGGIAGAFVIVLLLLLLPSLLGPKKDFIPEVSGKTQAEATDILLEAGFKVDEAIELLPSEEFEEGQIIKTIPEEGKKRDIGSAVTLYMSTGKDKIEFADYSDQDYERVAEFLLKKDYKSVDAKEVFSDKEPGTILEQDPVEGTGVVPEDTDVVFTISKGEELQELEDLRGYDKEALNDYAKTSGFAIKVVREEYSPTVPVGQVIWQSPKQGTDMKVGDKVEVALSKGEEKKPLKTIVHNVTIEYLPDAIDAGEVDEDGNWVPAPPPPQEIKIYVQDKTNMMDKPVEVFTIVENTKKSIKLELEENQRGAYKISRDGKIIVEQSVDYNEN
- the rsgA gene encoding ribosome small subunit-dependent GTPase A, yielding MPEGQIRKAISGFYYVEQDGQLIQCKSRGVFRNRGIHPLVGDHVTFVPDGDNDALITAVHERRNELVRPPISNIDQALLVFSMVEPAFSPHLLDRFLVVVESYGVQPIICLTKKDLADDVELKKVAEAAAYYKEIGYDVIETFIDDESLSDMLQPYLKGKTTVLAGQSGVGKSTLLNTVLPRLALKTGEISEALGRGKHTTRHVELLEVAEGLVADTPGFSSLDFDHIDKEQLSHYFVDMDELSASCKFRGCLHVKEPKCAVKEQVEAGEMPRHRYDNYLQFMQEIVDRKPRYDKHD
- the rpe gene encoding ribulose-phosphate 3-epimerase codes for the protein MIKIAPSILAADFSKLADEVREVEAAGAELIHIDVMDGHFVPNITMGPIVVEALRPVTKLPLDVHLMISNPDAYIEQFAKAGADYITVHVEACPHLHRTLQLIKSFGIKSGVVLNPHTPIETIQHVLEEVDMVLFMTVNPGFGGQKFIHSVLPKVKQLSDVIRERNLPIDIEIDGGVNEETIIPCVEAGATILVAGSAVFSSPDRAEALQRIKLAGEGALRK
- a CDS encoding thiamine diphosphokinase, with translation MTVAVICAGGPNSEIVDMTEFLQDDTIFIGADRGALHLLQKGITPHEAVGDFDSVSLDEYNQIVAAVRKVGRFRSEKNETDTELAVDCALTYNPEHVILTGVTGGRLDHMESALHLLYRLQMKHKEIRFSIRNTTNELSILLTGHHECLRDDRFPYVSFFPFGGDVVGLTLSGFKYETLDERLETGMTKFTSNEPTAEVCTISFHRGICLMVRSSDS
- the spoVM gene encoding stage V sporulation protein SpoVM — protein: MRVYTFTMPKVVSGFVRKCLVVFQKEDLPKATASNKTRKKKREKTPG
- the rpmB gene encoding 50S ribosomal protein L28, translating into MAKVCVISGRKARAGNTRSHALNSSKRTWGANLQKVRILVNGKPKRVWVSTRALKSGKVQRV
- a CDS encoding DUF4362 domain-containing protein; this encodes MKKVLLLTLFAVVLSACQSVKDSDIVFEQGEITSNLDKLEGFIVNVKNEKADKIRIVRRTIEGDPIFDTLDYNGVNIKYTYDNSKDKFGGSDKGTESGTCVKLDSEKNEQRIRYYLTECSSDNGKYFEFETPE
- a CDS encoding DUF5412 family protein; translation: MSAWEKRYNFWSLYLILICLGVAFYSLYSNINNTWLISPPNYILFIISVLAFILGIKGLKDKRNWRTKTRSWLTITLSSLLSITLFLALSITLIFSQFGANELIKTVSSPDNSYTIDFYLWDAGAAGTFGIRGELNGPLWFKKRIYYEKRTENANVEWKSNNEVSINNRILKLNEGETFGY
- a CDS encoding Asp23/Gls24 family envelope stress response protein → MSIEVKNEYGKIDITNDVIAQVVGEAAIECYGIVGMASRHQIRDGLTEILRKESFSRGVIVRNVGDDTHIDMYVIVGYGTKISEVAYQVQSKVKYTLKKIVGMPVKSVNIFVQGVRVTNL